Genomic DNA from Campylobacter concisus:
TGCTAACACCAAGAAAGGCAAGCAACGCACTTAGAGCGATAAATGGCTGAGTTTTATCAAATCTTAAATATTTAAAAAGTAGGTACTTTGGTAAGCTTGTCATCAAATAGCCTTTAAAAGATTAAGGCGCTTTGGCGCCTTAAAAGTAGAAATTTTAAGCAAATATGCCTTTTTTAGGGCCACTTTTGCCGTGGCAATCTTTATATTTTTTACCGCTTCCGCAAGGGCATGGAGCGTTTCTTGGTATCTTTTTTTCTGGCGTGAAATTTTCATCTTCACCTTGGTTGTTGTAGTTTAGAGGCTCATTTTCAGCATTTTGACTAGCTTCTAGCATCATCCTAGCTTGCTCTTCTTGCTCCTCACGGCTCTTAAATCTTACAACCTGAAGCGTTTTAACGCTCTCAGTTTTTAGTCTGCCAACTAGCTCCATAAAGAGGTTGTAGCTCTCTTTTTTATATTCAACTAGCGGATCTTTTTGATTATACCCTCTTAGACCTATACCAGTTTTTAGGATATCCATCTGATAGAGGTGCTCTCTCCACGCATTATCAAGTACTTGAAGGTATAAAATTTTCTCTATATCTTTTCTTTGCTCTTCGTTTAGCACGCTCATCTTTTCGTTATATCTAACCTCTAAAATTTGCGCTATTTTCTCTACTAGTTCATTATACTCTAGTCCTTTTAGCTCGCTCTCGTCGATCTCTTCGCCGCAGTCCGCAAGGATGATAGAGCATAAATTTTTAATGTCATAGTCATCTTTCAAGCCGCCATGGAAAATTTCAGCCGTATCAAGTAAATTTGTAGCGTATTCAACTCTGTTTTGAGCTATCTTTTCGCTCATATCGTAGTTTTTATCAAGTAGCTCATCGCGGTATTTATAGATAGTCTTTCTTTGTTCATTTGCCACGTCGTCATACTCAAGCAAGTGCTTTCTAGCCTCAAAGTGCAAGCTCTCGACTTTCTTTTGAGCATTTTCAACAGCTCTTGTCACCATGCGGCTTTCGATGCTTTCGCCCTCGTCGATACCAAGCCTATCCATGATCGCTTTTATGCGGTCGCTACCAAAAATTCTTAAAAGATTATCCTCCAAGCTTAGGTAAAATCTACTCATGCCAGGATCGCCCTGACGTCCAGCACGGCCACGCAGCTGATTATCTATCCTTCTACTTTCGTGCCTTTCGGTGCCGATGATATATAGACCGCCAAGGTCTCTCACCTCGTCATTTATCCTGATATCAACACCACGTCCAGCCATGTTTGTAGCGATAGTTACAGCGCCTTTTACACCAGCTTGCGCGATGATCTCAGCCTCTTTTTCGTGATTTTTAGCATTTAGCACAGAGTGTGGGATGCCAGCTTTTTTAAGCATCTCGTGAAGCACCTCACTACGCTCGATACTTGCAGTTCCTACAAGCACTGGCTGACCTTTTTCGTGAGCCTTTTTGACTTCGTCGATGACAGCTTTAAATTTCTCATTTTGAGTTTTGTAGATAAGGTCGTTTTGATCGATCCTCTTAACTGGCACGTTTGTAGGTATCGAGATAACTTCAAGATTATAAATTTGAGAAAACTCAGTAGCCTCTGTCTGAGCCGTACCAGTCATACCTGCAAGTTTTTTATACATTCTAAAGTAGTTTTGATATGTTGTGTCAGCTAGTGTTTGGCTCTCTTCTTGGATTTTTACGCCCTCTTTTGCCTCAAGTGCTTGGTGAAGCCCCTCACTAAAGCGTCTGCCCTCACTTAGACGTCCTGTAAATTCATCAACGATGACAACCTCGCCATCTTTTACGACGTAATGAACGTCTTTTTCAAAGAGATTGTGCGCCTTTAGAGCTTGATCTAAGTGGTGGCTTAGCACGGCATTTTCAAGGTTGTATAAATTTTCAACCCCAAATAGCTTTTCAGCCTTGCTTATGCCAGCCTCTGTGATCATTATCGTTCTATTTTTTTCATCTACTATAAAATCCCCCGTTGGCTTTGAGCCTGGCACGTTTGGATCGGCCGGAGTGCCTCTAGTAAGCTGTTTTGCGACTTGATCAGCTCTTATGTAACCATCAAGCGTGCGGTTTGTTGGGCCAGAGATTATAAGCGGCGTTCTAGCCTCATCTATCAATATACTATCGACCTCATCCACGATAACGAAGTTGTGGCCTCTTTGCACCTTTTGACCAGCTTCAAATTTCATATTGTCACGAAGGTAGTCAAAGCCAAATTCTGAGTTTGTGCCGTATGTTATGTCAGCGTTATAGGCAGCTTGCCTAACCTCATCATCGTATCCGCCACTTAGTATCACATCGACGCTTAAGCCTAAAAAGTTATAAAGCTCGCCCATTTGCGTCGCGTCACGCTTTGCAAGGTAGTCATTTACTGTTACTACATGCACACCCTTGCCACTCATCGCGTTTAATATAACTGGCAAAGTCGCAACCAAGGTCTTACCCTCGCCTGTCTTCATCTCAGCGATCCTGCCCTCGTTTAGCACCATGCCGCCTATTAGCTGAACATCAAAATGGCGCATCTTAAGCACCCTTTTGCTAGCCTCTCTAACTAACGCAAAGACATCATTTAAAATTTGATCCAAAGTGACTTTCTCTTCGACAACTTGGGCTTTTAGCTCGTTAAATTTAATCTTAAGCTCATCATCACTCATCTTCTCATAAGTAGGCTCTAGCGCGTTTATCTGCGCCACACGTTTTATGTATTTTTTGACTTCTCTATCGTTTTTCGTGCCAAAAATCTTTCTAAATACCGATGAAATCATTACTTTACCTTCCTAAATTTTTAAACTTTGGATCTTAGCATAGTTTAACTATTTATTTAATTAAACTGGGCTAGAATACGCCAAAAAAGGATAAAAAATGAGAAAATTTTTAGTTGCATCTCTTGTCGCAGTTTGCTCATTTGGCGCTGGCTTAAATTTTAAAAGCCTGCAAAGTGACTTTACGCAAACTGTTTTTAGCGAAGGCAAAAGCATAAATTACAAGGGTAGATTTTACGCAAAAAACGACAATACTGCACTTTGGATATATGAAAGTCCAACGCCAAAAAGAATTTATTTTAACAAAGAGCGTGTGATCGTAATTGAGGACGAGCTTGAGCAAGCCATCATTTCAAAGCTTGATGATACGCCAAATTTGACGCAAATTTTAGCTCACGCAGAGCAAATTCAACCAACACTTTATAAGGCGATATATGACGGAGTTGAGTACTTTATAACTATTAAAAACACACTTCCAACGACGATTGACTATAAAGATAAACTTTCAAATAAAATAAAAATCACTCTAAGCAACCCTGTAAAAGATGCGCTCATTCCACAAGAGACGCTAACTCCTGTCATTCCTCAAGGTTACGACATCGTAAATCAATAAATTTGGCTAGCTTTAGCCAAATTTATTCACTTCTCTCCGAAGTCTTTTCCAAATTCCTGCACGTTATTTAGATCGATAGGCTTTTGAACTACATCATTTGGATCTGGCGAAATGATGATCTCATTGCCCTTTTTCTTCTTTTCTGGTTTTGTTACAATCTCTTCATTAACGCTTGGATCGGAGCATAAATTTTGGCTTTTTATTGCTTTTATGATCTCGCTTAGTTCAAGATTATTTATCACTTTTATATTTAAGATAAGCACATCATCGATATCAAGAGAGTGCTTTTTGGCTGCGTATTTTATGAAAAGCTCTTTAAATTTCTCTTTTCCCATTGAGGTTAAAATATCTTCCACGTAAAAGCTACCAACTATTATGTTTAAAGTATCAAGCACGTAGGCTTCATTCTCCTCCACATCACGTCCGACAACTTCAAGGTTCATATTTATCTTTTTTGTTAAATTTTGTCCAGCTTTTGAGTAGATATCTGTTTGAAAGTCACTCACTTTTAGCACGTCTGCGAATGCAAAAACGCCAAAAACAAGGCTTAAAAATAGCTTTTTCATAAACTCTCCTTAATATGCAAAAATACGTTTTCTTGGTAAAATTTCTTAACTTCGTCGTCAATTTTAACCACTTTTCTTAAATGCTGCCTAAAATCACTTTTCTTATCATAAAAAAGTTTTAAATTTTTAGGACTTACTGCGCGAGAAAGTGCGACATAGAGCTGTCCTTTGGCAAAAATGTGGTTGATATTACAAATGAGCGAGTTTATGCTCATTCCTTGAGATTTGTGGATAGTTAGAGCGTAAGCAAGCTTAAATGGAAACTGGTAGAGTGACGCCTGTACATTTTCTTCGATCTCATCTTCGTTTAAATTTAACGAACTAAATATATAAGCGGCTTTTTCTATCTCACAAATTTCGCCACTATCTTTTTTCACGATCACGCTTAAAATGACTCCGTTTTCTTTTAAGATTTGCATGATCTTACCTTGCTCGCCGTTATAGTACTCACCCCATTTATTTGACGTAAAGATGATCTTAGCGCCTATCTTCATCTCCAAATCTCTTGAGATATTTAGTGTATTTGCCCATTTTTCAAACTCTTTTTTATCTAAATTTTCATCCAAAATGCTTACATCTGAGTTTGAAATTTCAAGTGGCGTGCTAAGCTCTGAAAGCCTTTTTTGATTTAGCATTTCAGCCTCGGCGTTTCTGCCAAAAAGCACGCTCGTATCATCATCTGGCTCTATCTTGGTCACTCTTAAACTCTCTATATAGCTCATTATTTCATCATCTAGCTCGCCTACTCTAAGACGAGAGAGAATCTCGTAAAATTTAAGATCGTTTGTACGTTTTGAGATTAGTAGTTCAACATTTGTAAATTTCATATCCTCCCACGCACTGGAGTTAAAAGCGTATAAAAAATTAAAAAGCCTATTTTCGTTTTGCTCCTTTTGCACTGGCGGAAGCTGATAAAAATCACCCACTATAAGCACCCTGCCTTTAAATTTGGAAGTAAGTAGTCGGTATCTTATCATCTCCATTAAATCTGAGCTCACCATTGAAATTTCATCGATTACTAGTAGATCACAAGCATCTAGCATATTTCTTAGCTTGCTTAGTTTGTCTTTTTGATGATAGTCAAAGCGCCTTAGCTCCTCATAGTCCTTGCAGTAGCCAAATTTAAAAAAGCTATGCAAGCTAACTCCTCCAAGGCTAACGGCACTTATGCCAGTTGAGCCAAGGATTATGACGTTTTTAAAATTTTCTTTGTAGTGTCTGATGATGGAGGCAGTTAGATAGCTCTTGCCAACACCGCCACCGCCTGTTAAAAAGACGTTTGAGCGAGATAAAATTTCTAAAATTTGCTCTTTCATCTACTCAAACATCTCTGGGCGATACTCAAAGTGCATCGTATCAAAGTGCTTCCAGCGTCCACCCCAGATAAATTTATGTTTTTCAAAAACACGCACTATCTTTTCAGGGATGAGGTTTTGGTAGCCCTTGCTCCACTGCCAGTAGTGGCTCTTTTTCACATTTATATCAATCGCAATACCGTAGCTGTGCGGACTCAAGCGGTTTGTGCCAGCGATGATGCGCCATTTAAATGTCCCACCTGGATCTTTTAAATACTCAAGCGAGCTCGCATCACTTTTTACCATATCGTTTAGCTCATTGCTTACGTCTTGCAAAGCAGCTGCGGCTCCATTTTTAGAATTAAATTGTAACTTTAGCGCAAGGCTATCTTTTAGCCAAACGACATCTACCAAATTTGCTTTTACCTCGCTCTCGCTTGAGCCATAAATTTTGCCTAAAAGCTCGTAGTTTCTACATCTGCCAGCATCACTTAGTGTGGTGCTAAGTGGCGAAAATGCAGCGTAATCAAGCGCATTCATATCCTCTATATCAGCACCGATACTACACTCATCATCTTTTTGTTTAAAGTCATCATAGACAAATATTGTTCCATCACCAAATTTGACCAAATTATCCTCAACCTTAACATCATAAGCCCTTTGTAAAGCTAAAATTTTTCTAGCTTTATCGCTTATTACATTTTCGGGCTTTATCACATTTATAGAATCGACTTTTGAAATGAGCAAATTTGAGTTTTGTATATCACTTCTGTTTTGTCCGATATTTAACGTAGTTACTGCCGTAGCACCGATTAATGCTCTGCCGTTATTTTCGGTTTTTAACCCCCAAGCATCATGCACCACATATATATCATCACCCTTGTATCCAGCATAAAGCATGATATGCCCTGGCAGATGCACAAGCGTAAGATATGGCACACCTTTTTCTTTTATCTCTTTTGTCTTAGCAGCGTTATTAAGTCCTTTTAGATCAAATTTTTGTCCCATATTTGCTTGGGCTCTTGAGTTTCTAGGCAACCACACGCCAAAACTTGCTAGCAAATCTTTGGTGAAAAGTGAGCAATCCCTTAACTTATCGACCCCACCCCAACCATAAGGCTGAGTAAGAAGAGAGCTAATAAGTGTTTTTAGATTTGAGTCATTAAATTTAAGAGGAAAAAGAGCGCCAACAGACTTTGGCAACACAAATTCTCTCAAGAGATTTCTCACATAAATTTTACCATAGTAGTTTTTACTATCCTGCGCCAAAACGGGCAGTATCGCTCCAACCCTTGAATAAAACAAGAAATTTCCAGCCTTGTCATAAACTGGCATCTTGTCCGTTTTTATAGTCACAAAACTTGACTTTTGATAGGCATTCGCCTCATCATCGCTTATAAATTTTATATCCTCGACCTTTACCCAGCCCCAAACCGCATCATCGCTAACAAATGCCCATGCCCTATCTTTAGAAAGATGTGAGATAAAAAGTGGATGAGCGATGCTTAGGGTTGATTCTTGTAGATAATCAAACGGATAGCCCTCGCCTGGAGTTTGCGGATTTAAAAATATCGGCTCATCGGTTGGAAAATTTCTTAAAGCTGTGTTTGCCGAAGTTAAAGCATAAGCAGAGATGCTTGAAAGAGCTGAAAAATTTGCATTGTCCTTTTGTGCGTCAAACCAGCTTTGTGGGATCTGTCTAAAATTTGAGCCAAAATACTTTCTCTTTTCGCTTGGCTTATATATATTAAATGCCCAAAAGACATCATTTGGATTAAATTTTACGCCCCTTAATGTAAAAACCTTAAACCTTCTTTTTAAAATTTCTTCTTGGTCAAAGCTTGCGCTTTGCATATTTTGCGGTAGCGACGAGGCGTCTTGCTTCATTTCAAAATCAAGCAAACTAATGCGTTCATTTGGCTTATATACATTTTCATCTGGTAAAGAATTTTGCACACTTGGCTTTGGCTGGGTCTGTGAACATCCCAAAAACAAAGCAACGCTAAATGCTAAAAATATACCCTTTTTCAACTTTTTTCCTTATCCTTAAAAATAGCTTCGACGATCAAAACAAAAATATAAAACATCTTTTCATCGTTATTTTTACAAATTTGCTTCATAGTCTCATTCTCACTTTTTACTTTTATGTCATTTGATTTTAAAATTTCTACAATATCAGAGCCAAATTTCTTTGAAAGCTCGCCAACTTTTACATCATTTAGAGCGTTTAAAAACCTAGTTGTATTGCAGTCCATCTGCACTGGCTTGTGATTTAAGATATTTTTAAACTCAAGGCTTAGTTTCTTTAACTTTTTCTTCTTAACATAACTATGGACAATCGTCAAAACAACCAAACTAAAGCCAAAGAAAATGTGTAAATTCAGCGAATTTTCACTCATCTCCCCATTTAAGAAAAGAACGCCGCTCATAAAAAGACCGATCACACAGATAAAAAGCAGCAACAAGATGATGTACTTAAAAATCACCTCAAGTATAATGTTGTCTTTTAGCCTATCAAACATCAAGCCCTACTATCTCATCTTCGCTTAATACTAAAATTTCATTTTCTTTTAGCAGTTTTGCTGTGATGCCATCGCCTAAAATAAGCCTCTTACTAAAGCTTCCGTCATAAATTTGCCCACTTCCACAACTTGGACTTTTTGATTTTAAAATAGCCTTTTTGCAACCATTTAGTTTGGCTATCTTTAGGCAAATTTCTGCTCCATTTTTGAAATTTTCACTCACATCTTTGCCTGAAAATTTACAAACAACCGCACCATTTTTCATCTCAGCCGGTTCTCTTGGCGTGCTAAGTCCACCATAAACTTCAGGACAAACAAAAAGCAGATGAAATCTCTTTGAAATTTCATCTAAAACATCTTTATTTAAAAGATTATTTTCGCCGTTAAATTTACAATTTATGCCGACTAGGCAAGCACTTATTAGGATTTTTTCTTTCAAAGTCCAGCTTCTTTTAAAAGTTCACCAGCATAAATTTCTCGAAGTTTGCTTGAAATTTCTCCTACTTTTGCACCATTTATCGCCTTGCCATCAGCATAAACGACTGGTAATAGTATGAGCGTTGCAGCCGAGATAAAGACTTCATCAGCACCATAAACTTCATCCATGCTAAATTTTCGCTCCTCTATCTTAAGTCCAATATCTTTAGCGATCCTTAAAAGTCTCATACGGCGAATTCCTGGCAAAATTTCATTTGAAAGTGGTTTTGTGATTAAAGTTTTATCCTTGATAATAAAAGCACTTGAGCTGCAACCCTCTGTGACAAAGCCATTTTCCACCATAAAGCCCTCATATGCACCTTTTTTGTGAGCTTCATTTTTAGCATAGCACTGAGCTAGAAGCGAGATTGATTTGATATCGCGCCTCTTCCATCTGATATCCTCGACACTTACCACCTTTATACCAGTTTTTGCAGTAGGATTGTTTAAAATTTCACTCTCGTAGCAAAAGATAAAGACGCTTGGTGTTAGATTTTCCATAAAATAGAAATTTCTAAACGCTACACCTCTTGTTACTTGCATGTAAATTCCGCCCTCTTTTAAGGCGTTTTTAGCGATTATCTCGTTTAAGATTGTCTCAAATTTTTCCTTTTCGTATGGCAAGCTTATATCTATCTCATTTAAGCTTCTTTCAAATCTCGCCCAAAATCCATCTTTATCAACCATTTTTGAATTTATTACAGGCACAACCTCATAAATTCCATCGCCAAATATAAATCCTCTATCAAAAGCACTAACTTTTGCCTCGTCTTTTTGCAAAAATTCTCCATTTAAAAAGACGGTTTGTAAAGCTTGATCTGCCATTTTTAGCTCCTTAAATTTTGGGCAAATTGTATCTAATTTTGTTTGAATTTATAGATTCTTAGATATAATGAGCCAAAATTTTAAAGGTAAAAAGTCTATAAAAAATGCAAGAAACTTTAAAAGATAGAATCATAAAAAACGTTTTTTTTGTTTCAAAACAGCCAGTTTTATTCAGGGATCTACTTGAAGCAAATGCCCTTTTTAACGAAGGTATGCTAATAGATGGAGCAAAGCTAAATTTTAGATTTAATCACATCAAGCTCTATCAGATTTACGCACTTATCTGTTTTGTCATTTTATTTCCATTGTTAATCATCACGCATCATTTTTTAGCAAAAACTGATGCACACATATCGATAATAGCGACTGCTGTCGTTACTTCGGCCGTTTTTATTGGCTTTGATATGTTTAAAGTTTGGGCAAGAAGAGAGATAAGTCACGATCTTATCAAGAAAGCTTGGAGTGTGCATTTTCCTTATTTTAGCTATGAAAAATACTCAAGCAAGGTCGAAGAAATTTATAATACTGCTATAAAAAACGACATATCAAAAAAAGATTTAGAACAATATATATATGAAAAGCTAATCTCTCAAAAAGAGAGTAATTAATTAGCAAGTTAAGCTTGGCTTTGTTTATTGAGCTAATTTTATTTTTGTGCAGTTATATACAAAATAGCTATATTATTTGCCAATATAATTGAATCGCAAAAATTTAGATGAGAATAAATAAAGCTTTAAATGTTTCGTTATTTCCATTGGCGCTCTTGCATATTGTTTAAAATTTGATTTTTATAACGTAAATTTTCAAGCTTTATATTAAGAGCTCTATTTTCCTCTAAAAGCATATCTCGCTTACCGCTAATGTCCGCTATATCTCTACTTATATAATAAATTTGATTCGCTATGTAAATTTTTGGCAAAAATATAGCTAGAGCTATAAAAACAGCTAAATAGACCATCACTAATGTCTTAAAGCTTAAATTTACCTCACGTTTTTGCTCCTCGTCGTGAAGCGTTAGTAGCTCTTCTTTTTCTTGCATTTTTATCCCTTTATCTTAAAAACCCGCAGTTTTGCGCTCTTGCTTCGTGAGTTTATCTTTAGCTCATTTTGGCTTGCTGTTAGTGGCTTTTTTGTCAAAATTTCGCCTAATTCGTGGTTATTTCCGCACTCACATCTATAAACACCAGGTAGGCAGATACAGCTATTAGCCCATTTTTTAAAGCGCTCTTTTACGATCCTATCTTCAAGCGAGTGAAATGTAATAATCGCCACAAGACAATCTTTAAACCCACATTTTTCTATACTATCAAGTAAATTTGTTAGCTCATCTAGCTCTCCATTTACCTCTATCCTGATGGCTTGAAAGGCAAGTATTGCAGGGCTAACTCCACGCCCTTTTATATGGGCTGTACCTATTAAATTTGCAAGCTCTTTTGCACTCGTTATCTTGCCTAAATTTCTAGCATTTATAATCTTGTTTGCGATCCCGGCAGCATTTTTTAGCTCGCCATAATCTCTAAAAATTCTAACCAACTCATCAAAAGAGTAATCATTTACAACATCATATGCGCTAAAATTTCGCTCTTTGTCCATGCGCATGTCAAGCGTACTTGAGCCAAGACTAAAGCCTCTATCATCTTTATCTATCTGAAGTGAGCTAACACCGATGTCAGCCAAAATTCCTCTAACATTTAAAATTTCTTCTTGGCTTAGCTTACTAGTCAATTCAGAGAAGTTACTTTTATAAATTTTAACCCTACTACCAAATGGCTCAAGTTTTTTTAGTGAAAAATTTATAGCTTCATTATCTCTATCACAGGCAATTAAATTTAAATTTTTATTTTGAGACAAAATGGCACTGGAGTGTCCGGCATATCCAAGCGTGTAATCTATAAAATTTCCATTTAAATTTTTAAAAAAAGATAGAACTTCATCAAGTAAAACACTGATATGTGGACTTTGCAACACTGCCTCTTTATAGTAAATAGTGTGGAAAATTTATCGAAATTTTACTTAAAAAGCTATCATTACACAAAATTTTACATAAATTTTAAGATAGCTTAAATATAATCGCTTAAATGTAGGAGAAAAAATGGAGCTAGAACACTCAATAAATGAGATAAAAACGATATCACTTTCTATGTTTAGAAAGAATTTTTTTGGCGTCTTTCACGGCTCGATTTCGGCAAGAGTCGAAAAAAATCAATTTATAATCAATAAACAAAATGCCATTTTTGATAATTTAAAAGATGATGATTTGACACTTCTTTCATCAAAAAAAGACTATCGCTGGAATGAAGCTAGTCTTGATGCTGATATACACTTAAATATTTATAAAAATATAAATGAGGCAAGATTTGTTTGCTACGCGATGCCACCATACGCAACTGCCTACGCAATGAAACATGAAAAAATTGTACCGAAAGATTATTTTGGGTATATGAGATTTGATAAAATTTCTGTTTATGATCCAAAACAATATGATGACTGGTATGAACGTGCAGAAACTGAAATTTATAGATATATGGTTGAAAAAAATACAAACATTATTATCATTAAAGGATATGGTATTTATGCATACAGCAGAAGCCCACAACTTCTTGCAAAAGAGATAGCTTTACTAGAAAATAGCTGCAAATTGCTTCATTTAACTAGTGGTTATAGCGATTATAGTATTTAAAAATTTTGCTAACAATACTAAAAAATTGTTAGCGAAATCCTCCACAAAGATATTTTTAAAGCCCCTATTTTAAGCTTATTTAAGGCAATTTTATATAATATATCATACAAATTTCGTTAGTCTTTTAAAGGAAAATTTAATGTTGTCTTGGATGCAAAAACATAAAAAATACCTAGTTGTTACCATTTGGGTAAGTACAATAGCCTTTGTTGGAGCAGGCTTTGTAGGCTGGGGAGCATATGATTTAAATAGCAATCGAGCCACTTCAGTAGCAAAAGTAGGACACAGAAATATAAGCATTCAAGAACTGCAACAAAAATACGATAGTTTGTATCAATACTACAATAATCTTTTTGATGGTAAATTAACGCAAGAAAAGGCCAATGAGTTAGGCTTACAAAATGCTGCACTTCAGGCTACAATTCAAGAGAATTTACTATTAAATTTTGCAGACGATATAGGTCTTAGTGTTAGCAAAGATGATATTTTAAAATATATAATCGTTGATCCAACATTTCAAAAAGATGGTGCTTTTGATAAAAATTTATACTATGATATTTTAAGAAGGGTCAGAACAAATCCAACCGATTTTGAAGAAAATTTAAAACTAACAATACTACTTGATAAGCTTAGAACTATTTTAAATTTACCAGCTAGCAAAGAAGACATTGCAATGATGGAAGCAAGCTTTTTTATGCAAGACAAATTAGCAATACAGATAATAAATGCTAATCAAAGTGATATAAAAATAGATGAAAAAGAGCTAAAGGATCTTTGGGAAATAAATAAAAACAACTATATGACAAAGACTATATACGGTCTAGAAACATACTTTATAGAGTCAAATAAAAATGATGTAAATCAAACTACTTTGAGTGACTACTATAACGAAAACAAGGAGAGATACAAAGGCCCTGATGATAAAATCAAATCATTTGACGAAGTAAAGACTGAAGTTGTCAAAGACTACAATATTGAGAAAAGTAAGACCGATGCTTTAAAAAAATATACCTCTATCAAAAAAGCTGAGCTTGCAACAAATGAATTTGTTAGTATAAATGAAGATAATGCGACATTCTCGCTCGATGAAATAAAAGGGGCAAAAGTTGGTGAGGTGATAAAACCGTTTACATATAAAGATGGATATTTGATAGTTAGAGTAAAAAGTATAACTCCTCCACAACCTATGAGTTTTGAACAAGCAAGAGCAATGGTGCTTGAAATTTACAAAGATAAAAAGAAAAAAGAAAACCTAATAACCATAGCAAAAGAGTCTTTACAAAATTTCAAAGGAACTGATATAGGCTTTATCAGTAGAGATATAAATGGCTCTATCTTAGGACTAAATGAAAGTGAAACTAGAGCTTTTGTTTCTCAACTTTTTGAAACTAACAACAAAAAAGATTATGTTATATTAGAAGACAAGGCCGTTATATACGACATTTTGGAACAAAGGTTGCTTGTAGATAATATAGATAATAACTATAAGCAAATAACACAGCAGAACGTTACAATGCTTAAAAATAATGAGCTAATAAAAGATTTAACAAACAAACTTAAAAAATACTATGAAGTTAAAGAATATATCAAAAGGTAATTTATCTTGAGTACAAAAATTTTAGGTATAGATATCGGCTCTTTCCAGATTTGTGCAGTAATAGCACAACATGATGAAAATGGTATTAAGATAATTGGAATTGGAACTGAAAAAACGCAGGGAATAAGAAAAGGTGTTATAACTAATATTGAACAAGCTGCAAAGTCGATAAAAAATGCATTGATAGAAGCACAAAGAGTTGCAGGAACACGCTATGAAAAAGTCATAGTTTCTATTTCTGGTGCGTATACAAAAAGCGTTGATAGTAGCGGTGTAGTAAATATACCAAATCATGAAATAGGTATAAAAGAGATTGAGCGTGCTATGCAAATGGCCGATCATACGGCTGACATACCTCATGAATATGAAAAACTACATGTTCTTCCTTATAATTTTAAAGTAGATGGGCAAGAACATATTGAAGATCCAATAGGTATGAACGGTAGTAGGCTAGAAGTTCAAACACATATTGTTACAGTACAAAAGTCATCTATTAGCAACCTAAGAAAAGCCGTAAATTTAGCAGGTGTTCAACTAGATAATATAGTGCTTTCAGGATATGCTTCTGCGATAGCAACATTAAC
This window encodes:
- a CDS encoding peptidylprolyl isomerase, producing the protein MLSWMQKHKKYLVVTIWVSTIAFVGAGFVGWGAYDLNSNRATSVAKVGHRNISIQELQQKYDSLYQYYNNLFDGKLTQEKANELGLQNAALQATIQENLLLNFADDIGLSVSKDDILKYIIVDPTFQKDGAFDKNLYYDILRRVRTNPTDFEENLKLTILLDKLRTILNLPASKEDIAMMEASFFMQDKLAIQIINANQSDIKIDEKELKDLWEINKNNYMTKTIYGLETYFIESNKNDVNQTTLSDYYNENKERYKGPDDKIKSFDEVKTEVVKDYNIEKSKTDALKKYTSIKKAELATNEFVSINEDNATFSLDEIKGAKVGEVIKPFTYKDGYLIVRVKSITPPQPMSFEQARAMVLEIYKDKKKKENLITIAKESLQNFKGTDIGFISRDINGSILGLNESETRAFVSQLFETNNKKDYVILEDKAVIYDILEQRLLVDNIDNNYKQITQQNVTMLKNNELIKDLTNKLKKYYEVKEYIKR
- a CDS encoding class II aldolase and adducin N-terminal domain-containing protein; the protein is MELEHSINEIKTISLSMFRKNFFGVFHGSISARVEKNQFIINKQNAIFDNLKDDDLTLLSSKKDYRWNEASLDADIHLNIYKNINEARFVCYAMPPYATAYAMKHEKIVPKDYFGYMRFDKISVYDPKQYDDWYERAETEIYRYMVEKNTNIIIIKGYGIYAYSRSPQLLAKEIALLENSCKLLHLTSGYSDYSI
- the rsmH gene encoding 16S rRNA (cytosine(1402)-N(4))-methyltransferase RsmH produces the protein MQSPHISVLLDEVLSFFKNLNGNFIDYTLGYAGHSSAILSQNKNLNLIACDRDNEAINFSLKKLEPFGSRVKIYKSNFSELTSKLSQEEILNVRGILADIGVSSLQIDKDDRGFSLGSSTLDMRMDKERNFSAYDVVNDYSFDELVRIFRDYGELKNAAGIANKIINARNLGKITSAKELANLIGTAHIKGRGVSPAILAFQAIRIEVNGELDELTNLLDSIEKCGFKDCLVAIITFHSLEDRIVKERFKKWANSCICLPGVYRCECGNNHELGEILTKKPLTASQNELKINSRSKSAKLRVFKIKG